A region from the Chthoniobacterales bacterium genome encodes:
- a CDS encoding cytochrome P460 family protein, whose translation MRPITKRRLLILAAVCAAAAGYLLFTTAVYPEPGRVEGKSAPLPHPSTFLPDRLPEFQKILTDFLERYDYRNLGWAEDKGLRDTGPFINNKSYGVHPTVKIYYSPEIMTWLTGGREGTIPDGAMIIKEQYAAPAARYQLASNPPASGFIDWTIMIKDSKGSKDGWYWAEIWKGQTIDNNKPPFAVPNAGFGLYCTRCHTSAEKEFTFVSLANIKGFPGQPLTYFTDQSWAPQPTPTSTPQQGMGHLGKPFGQVGPTPPEVRVGRPPPRSHHEEMALLGPPDKPVETRPSPTPNPAFVRFYNSIRPVPLAEVKKIPAETYDHIVPDHKGPQQFLTSDSCMGCHSAIYYGNLMVYTGQTQSDGATPVMNVSPYGEWRWSPMGLAGRDPIFYSQLDSELAYLKTLKDKPAGEKLAREVVNTCFRCHGVMGKRQFDLDHGGSADFDREFVYQTEMKDPTFKYGALARDGVSCAACHHIVDDKPPPGVSSLKYFLDHSITGQFQTGKPDELAGPFEDNVIVTDPMNNVLGAKPKHDPFIKTSRMCGSCHTIDLPVVDQKPIGHNLEQLTYLEWLNSSYQNEFGRGAQAQTCQDCHMRSSYSNSAGTLKVPLIQQPFASVEDDNYPAAEHRAPADKIQVRFRDTGFVRHQFQGLNVPLLEMFSQFMTEATPKSGLPSNEVLGVRQNDYMLTVNADLPNAIDAFVEQAQNSTASIAVTPVRVENGKLIANVTVTNKTGHRFPSGVGFRRAFIEFQAIDNRNNKVVWASGRTNELGIIVDEKDQPLPSEFFDRYQDESGKSQQHYQPHYYDQAGHTITRQDQVQIFEELMQDADGNFTTSFIRRDTPVKDNRLLPLGWTEKGPDPSLSGFFLEATHPHAVGEDSHYRDGSGTSVVTYEIPLNGIDPASLTLTATIYHQSIPPYYLKMRFDQAPDYPATKRLYYLTSNLNTSGTPLENWKLKIVSASAPAASTR comes from the coding sequence ATGCGGCCGATAACCAAGCGACGGTTGCTGATCCTCGCGGCCGTTTGCGCGGCGGCGGCGGGCTATCTTCTTTTCACCACCGCGGTCTACCCAGAGCCCGGCCGGGTTGAAGGCAAGAGCGCTCCACTTCCACATCCCAGCACCTTTCTTCCCGATCGGCTGCCGGAGTTCCAAAAAATCCTGACCGATTTTCTGGAGCGCTACGATTACCGGAATCTGGGCTGGGCGGAAGACAAAGGCCTGCGCGACACAGGCCCTTTCATCAACAACAAATCCTACGGCGTTCATCCGACCGTTAAGATTTATTATTCGCCGGAGATCATGACCTGGCTCACCGGGGGCCGGGAAGGAACAATTCCCGACGGCGCGATGATCATTAAGGAACAGTACGCCGCGCCGGCCGCGCGCTACCAGCTCGCCTCAAACCCGCCCGCCTCCGGGTTTATCGACTGGACGATCATGATCAAGGATTCCAAGGGATCGAAAGACGGATGGTATTGGGCCGAGATCTGGAAAGGGCAGACGATCGATAACAACAAACCTCCGTTCGCGGTTCCCAATGCCGGCTTCGGATTGTACTGCACCCGCTGTCACACTTCGGCCGAGAAAGAGTTTACCTTCGTTTCCCTGGCCAACATCAAAGGTTTTCCCGGCCAGCCCCTCACCTATTTCACCGATCAATCATGGGCCCCGCAACCCACGCCCACTTCTACGCCGCAACAAGGAATGGGACATCTGGGCAAACCGTTCGGGCAGGTGGGACCGACTCCGCCCGAAGTTCGCGTAGGCCGGCCGCCGCCCCGGAGTCACCACGAAGAAATGGCCCTGCTCGGTCCCCCGGACAAGCCGGTGGAGACCCGTCCTTCGCCCACTCCGAATCCAGCGTTTGTTCGCTTCTACAATTCGATCCGTCCCGTGCCGTTGGCGGAGGTAAAGAAAATCCCGGCCGAGACCTACGATCACATTGTGCCCGATCACAAAGGTCCCCAGCAGTTTCTCACCTCGGATTCGTGCATGGGCTGCCACAGCGCCATTTATTACGGCAACCTCATGGTTTACACGGGCCAAACCCAATCGGATGGGGCGACGCCGGTGATGAACGTCTCGCCCTATGGCGAGTGGCGCTGGTCCCCCATGGGCCTGGCCGGCCGGGACCCGATTTTCTATTCCCAGCTCGACAGTGAGCTGGCTTACCTGAAGACCCTCAAGGACAAGCCGGCAGGAGAAAAGCTCGCTCGCGAAGTAGTGAACACCTGCTTTCGCTGTCATGGCGTGATGGGAAAACGCCAGTTCGATCTCGACCACGGGGGATCGGCTGATTTCGATCGCGAGTTTGTTTACCAGACCGAGATGAAGGACCCGACCTTCAAGTATGGCGCCCTGGCGCGAGACGGAGTCAGTTGCGCGGCTTGCCATCATATCGTCGATGACAAACCGCCGCCGGGGGTGTCCTCCCTGAAATATTTCCTCGATCACTCGATCACCGGCCAGTTCCAGACCGGCAAACCCGACGAGCTGGCGGGCCCGTTCGAAGACAATGTCATTGTCACCGATCCGATGAACAATGTGCTCGGGGCCAAACCGAAGCACGATCCATTTATCAAAACTTCCCGGATGTGCGGCAGTTGCCACACGATCGATCTTCCGGTCGTCGATCAAAAGCCGATCGGCCACAACCTCGAGCAGCTGACTTACCTGGAGTGGCTCAACAGCAGTTACCAGAATGAGTTCGGGCGCGGCGCTCAGGCGCAGACCTGCCAGGATTGCCACATGCGCAGCAGCTACAGCAACTCCGCGGGCACCCTGAAAGTCCCCCTCATCCAGCAGCCGTTCGCTTCCGTGGAGGATGACAACTACCCGGCGGCCGAGCATCGCGCGCCGGCCGACAAGATCCAGGTCCGCTTCCGCGACACCGGCTTCGTCCGGCACCAGTTCCAGGGACTCAATGTTCCGCTGCTCGAAATGTTTTCCCAATTCATGACTGAGGCCACGCCGAAATCCGGTCTCCCTTCCAACGAAGTTTTGGGCGTCCGCCAGAACGATTACATGCTCACGGTGAACGCCGATTTGCCAAACGCGATCGATGCCTTCGTCGAGCAGGCCCAGAATTCAACCGCCTCGATCGCGGTCACGCCGGTCCGGGTCGAGAACGGCAAGCTGATTGCCAACGTGACCGTGACCAACAAGACCGGGCACCGTTTTCCGAGCGGCGTTGGGTTTCGCCGCGCCTTCATCGAGTTCCAGGCGATTGATAACCGGAACAACAAAGTCGTCTGGGCTTCGGGCCGCACCAATGAGCTGGGCATCATCGTCGATGAAAAAGATCAACCGCTGCCCTCGGAGTTTTTCGATCGCTACCAGGACGAATCCGGGAAGAGCCAGCAGCATTATCAGCCTCACTATTACGACCAGGCCGGGCATACGATCACGCGACAGGATCAAGTCCAGATTTTTGAGGAGCTGATGCAGGATGCCGACGGAAACTTTACCACGAGCTTTATCCGCCGGGACACCCCGGTGAAAGATAACCGCCTGTTACCGCTCGGCTGGACCGAGAAAGGACCCGATCCTTCGCTCTCCGGCTTTTTCCTGGAAGCGACTCATCCGCATGCCGTGGGCGAGGACAGCCATTACCGGGATGGCAGCGGAACGAGCGTGGTGACTTACGAAATCCCGCTCAACGGAATCGATCCCGCCTCGCTAACCCTGACCGCGACGATCTATCATCAAAGCATTCCGCCGTATTATTTGAAAATGCGTTTCGACCAGGCGCCGGATTATCCCGCCACCAAGCGGCTCTACTACCTGACGTCCAATCTCAATACGTCGGGCACGCCTCTCGAGAACTGGAAGCTGAAGATTGTGTCGGCAAGCGCTCCGGCGGCTTCAACGCGTTAG
- a CDS encoding DUF2891 domain-containing protein, translating into MRKALVPVFLLLAATGAMADDASPKFDAAAAERFANLALACVGKEYPNKLSHVLNGDADVAPPRKLTPAFYGCYDWHSSVHGHWLLVRLARTFPEAPFAAPARAALRKSLTAGNLKQEAAYLRGNGRASFERPYGLAWLLQLIVELREWDDPQAREMLANLRPLEEATLERLKAWLPKLSHPVRIGEHNQSGFSLGLMLDYARATGNEEFAKLLTEKARQFYLADKNCALNYEPSGEDFLSPCLGEADAMRRVLAPGEFAKWLQDFLPQIPTKAGADWWPVTVSPDPSDPKLAHLDGLNLSRAWMLEGILSALPADDARRPALMSAADAHRRAGLAAVTGAHYEGGHWLGSFAVYLVTHRGIQPAK; encoded by the coding sequence ATGAGGAAGGCGCTGGTCCCGGTTTTTCTGCTTCTCGCGGCTACAGGAGCGATGGCGGATGACGCTTCACCGAAATTCGACGCGGCAGCGGCGGAACGTTTCGCGAACCTCGCTTTGGCGTGCGTCGGGAAAGAATATCCGAATAAGCTCAGTCACGTCTTGAATGGCGACGCCGATGTGGCACCGCCGAGGAAACTGACGCCGGCTTTCTACGGGTGTTACGACTGGCATTCGTCCGTGCACGGGCACTGGCTGCTCGTGCGCCTGGCCCGGACTTTCCCCGAGGCGCCATTTGCCGCGCCGGCCCGGGCCGCTCTTCGGAAAAGCCTGACCGCGGGCAATCTCAAACAGGAAGCCGCGTATCTGCGCGGAAACGGCCGGGCCAGTTTCGAGCGCCCTTATGGATTGGCGTGGTTGCTCCAGTTGATCGTGGAGCTGCGGGAATGGGACGATCCGCAAGCGCGCGAGATGCTGGCGAATTTGCGTCCGCTCGAAGAGGCGACGCTCGAGCGTCTCAAAGCCTGGCTGCCGAAGCTCTCTCATCCGGTTCGCATCGGGGAACACAACCAATCCGGTTTTTCCCTCGGCCTCATGCTGGATTACGCGCGGGCAACCGGGAATGAGGAGTTCGCGAAGTTGCTCACGGAGAAGGCGCGCCAATTTTATCTCGCGGACAAGAATTGCGCTCTCAACTACGAACCGTCCGGCGAGGATTTTCTTTCTCCCTGTCTGGGAGAAGCGGACGCGATGCGCCGGGTCCTGGCTCCCGGCGAATTTGCGAAGTGGCTTCAGGATTTTTTGCCGCAAATCCCCACGAAAGCGGGAGCGGATTGGTGGCCGGTGACAGTGTCACCCGATCCGAGCGATCCGAAGCTGGCTCATCTCGACGGCTTGAACTTGAGCCGCGCCTGGATGCTGGAAGGAATTCTCTCCGCGCTTCCCGCGGATGACGCGCGCCGTCCCGCGCTGATGTCAGCCGCCGATGCGCATCGGCGCGCGGGCCTGGCGGCGGTCACCGGCGCGCATTACGAAGGCGGCCATTGGCTGGGCAGTTTCGCTGTTTATCTGGTCACGCACCGCGGGATTCAGCCAGCCAAATAG
- a CDS encoding MBL fold metallo-hydrolase: MIHVLDTQHLGRRGIIASTAVETNEGLILFDTGPESTFETLAAQFPERGFSVRDVRHVFLSHIHFDHAGAAWRFAELGATLYVHPRGAPHLIDPAKLVASATRLYGDQMERLWGKFSPIASERVRVLQDNDVVRVAPFAVRAIETPGHASHHHVYQWEDNLFGGDVAGVRLGGGPPAPPFVPPELDIEAWLEAIAKIRALNPAELFLPHFGPVRDSIPAHLDALEERVRRWSLWFRDRLRAGDDEEKLKTAFAEFVVEELRKGGATEEERRDYEQADPSFMAVSAATRYWRKHHPEEVER, translated from the coding sequence ATGATCCACGTCCTCGACACTCAACATCTCGGGCGCCGTGGGATCATCGCTTCCACCGCAGTCGAAACGAATGAGGGGCTGATCCTTTTCGACACCGGCCCGGAATCGACCTTTGAAACTCTGGCCGCGCAGTTCCCGGAGCGAGGCTTCAGCGTTCGCGACGTTCGGCATGTCTTTCTGAGTCATATTCATTTCGATCATGCCGGCGCCGCCTGGCGCTTCGCCGAGCTCGGCGCGACCCTTTACGTTCATCCCCGCGGCGCGCCGCACCTGATCGATCCGGCAAAACTGGTCGCGTCCGCCACCCGGCTTTACGGCGACCAAATGGAACGGCTTTGGGGAAAATTTTCTCCGATCGCTTCAGAGCGAGTTCGGGTTTTGCAGGACAACGACGTCGTGCGCGTCGCACCCTTTGCCGTGCGGGCCATCGAAACGCCGGGCCACGCGAGTCATCATCACGTTTACCAGTGGGAAGATAATCTTTTCGGCGGCGACGTCGCCGGCGTGCGGTTAGGCGGAGGTCCTCCGGCGCCGCCGTTCGTTCCGCCGGAGCTGGACATCGAAGCCTGGCTGGAGGCGATCGCGAAAATTCGGGCTCTGAATCCGGCCGAGCTTTTTCTTCCCCACTTTGGACCGGTGCGAGATTCGATCCCCGCGCATCTCGATGCGCTCGAAGAGCGGGTCCGCCGCTGGTCCCTTTGGTTTCGCGACCGCCTTCGTGCCGGCGACGACGAGGAAAAATTGAAGACGGCGTTTGCTGAATTCGTCGTCGAGGAATTACGGAAAGGCGGGGCTACGGAAGAGGAGAGGCGCGACTACGAGCAAGCCGATCCAAGTTTTATGGCCGTGAGCGCCGCAACCCGGTATTGGCGCAAGCATCATCCGGAGGAAGTGGAGAGGTGA
- a CDS encoding cupin domain-containing protein, whose translation MKKITSILFLGASLALFSVAFAAEEKAKTETAAASSEHVMYAAADLKWGDAPPSLPAGAKLAVLEGDPKKEGLFTIRLQMPAGFKIPPHTHPTAEHVTVISGTCYLGMGPKFDEATAKTMTAGAYAVMPAGMQHFAGSKEGCVIQVHATGPFEVKYVNPADDPRTAKK comes from the coding sequence ATGAAAAAGATTACTTCCATTCTCTTCCTCGGCGCCAGCCTGGCGCTTTTTTCGGTGGCTTTTGCCGCTGAAGAAAAGGCGAAAACGGAGACCGCCGCGGCGAGTTCCGAGCATGTCATGTATGCAGCCGCCGATTTGAAATGGGGCGACGCTCCCCCTTCATTGCCGGCCGGCGCGAAACTCGCCGTCCTGGAAGGCGATCCGAAAAAGGAAGGATTGTTTACGATCCGGCTGCAAATGCCGGCGGGTTTCAAAATCCCGCCTCACACGCATCCGACGGCCGAACACGTGACCGTGATTTCCGGGACCTGCTATCTCGGCATGGGACCGAAGTTTGACGAAGCCACCGCCAAGACCATGACGGCGGGAGCGTACGCGGTGATGCCGGCTGGAATGCAGCACTTCGCCGGCAGCAAGGAGGGATGCGTAATTCAGGTTCACGCCACGGGCCCGTTCGAGGTCAAGTACGTGAATCCGGCCGACGACCCTCGCACGGCCAAGAAGTAA